Proteins found in one Rhodobacter capsulatus SB 1003 genomic segment:
- a CDS encoding mannitol dehydrogenase family protein, with translation MTLSNATLSALPVPVAAPRYDRAQLTPGIVHIGLGNFHRAHQAVYLDDLFGLGEGHDWALIGAGVRAPDAAMREVLLAQDGLSSVIELAPGAHSARVIGAMIDFVAVQPGNAALIATMARPEIRIVSLTVTEGGYYIDPNTGTFSPDHPDIQADAARPDAPDTAFGAIIAALKMRRAAGVAPFTVMCCDNVPHNGHVTRDAVVGLARLFDAELADWIHASVAFPNSMVDRITPATGDRERAMAADLGLDDAAPVTCETFRQWVIEDKFPAGRPALEKVGVTFTPHVDKFETMKIRILNGGHAIIAYPGGLADIAFVHEAMADPQIRAFLNRVLTAEVLPIVPPVPGQDLNDYKALIIERFSNPEVADTVRRLCLDGSNRQPKFIIPSIRDRIATGGSFDGLVLLSALWCRYCFGTTESGAEIAPNDPNWERLVAVAQAAKDRPAAWLEMEDIYAEVGRNPAVIESFTTALKAIWARGSRAVIADYLGQ, from the coding sequence ATGACCCTCTCGAACGCGACCCTTTCCGCCCTGCCCGTCCCCGTCGCCGCGCCGCGCTATGACCGCGCGCAGCTGACCCCCGGCATCGTCCATATCGGGCTTGGCAACTTTCACCGCGCGCATCAGGCGGTTTATCTGGATGACCTTTTCGGCTTGGGCGAGGGGCACGACTGGGCGCTGATCGGCGCCGGTGTCCGCGCCCCCGATGCCGCGATGCGTGAGGTGCTTCTGGCGCAGGACGGCCTGTCCTCGGTGATCGAACTCGCCCCCGGCGCCCATTCCGCCCGCGTGATCGGCGCGATGATCGACTTTGTCGCGGTGCAACCGGGCAATGCCGCGCTGATCGCCACGATGGCGCGGCCGGAGATCCGCATCGTCAGCCTGACCGTGACCGAGGGCGGCTATTACATCGACCCGAACACCGGCACCTTCAGCCCCGATCACCCGGACATTCAGGCCGATGCCGCCCGTCCCGATGCGCCTGACACCGCCTTTGGCGCGATCATCGCCGCGCTGAAGATGCGCCGCGCCGCGGGCGTCGCCCCCTTCACCGTGATGTGCTGCGACAACGTCCCCCATAACGGCCATGTCACCCGCGATGCGGTGGTGGGGCTGGCGCGGCTCTTCGATGCGGAACTGGCGGACTGGATCCATGCCTCGGTCGCCTTCCCGAATTCCATGGTCGACCGCATCACCCCGGCCACCGGCGATCGCGAACGGGCGATGGCCGCTGATCTGGGCCTTGACGATGCCGCGCCGGTGACCTGCGAAACCTTCCGGCAATGGGTGATCGAGGACAAATTCCCCGCAGGCCGTCCGGCGCTCGAAAAGGTCGGTGTCACCTTCACCCCGCATGTCGACAAGTTCGAGACGATGAAGATCCGCATCCTGAACGGCGGGCATGCGATCATCGCCTATCCGGGCGGGCTGGCCGACATCGCCTTCGTGCATGAGGCGATGGCCGATCCGCAGATCCGCGCTTTTCTGAACCGGGTGCTGACGGCCGAGGTGCTGCCGATCGTGCCGCCGGTCCCCGGGCAGGATCTGAACGATTACAAGGCGCTGATCATCGAGCGGTTCTCGAACCCCGAAGTGGCCGATACGGTGCGCAGGCTTTGCCTCGACGGCTCGAACCGGCAGCCGAAGTTCATCATCCCCTCGATCCGCGACCGCATCGCGACGGGCGGCAGCTTTGACGGGCTCGTGCTGCTTTCGGCGCTCTGGTGCCGCTACTGCTTCGGGACGACGGAAAGCGGCGCGGAAATCGCGCCGAATGACCCGAACTGGGAGCGTCTGGTGGCCGTCGCGCAAGCCGCGAAGGACCGGCCCGCGGCCTGGCTTGAAATGGAAGACATCTATGCCGAGGTCGGGCGCAACCCGGCGGTGATCGAAAGCTTCACCACGGCGCTGAAGGCGATCTGGGCGCGCGGGTCGCGCGCGGTGATCGCGGATTATCTGGGGCAGTAA
- a CDS encoding L-iditol 2-dehydrogenase gives MRLTGKRALITGAARGIGRAFAEAYLREGADVTIGDINLEGARKTAAEIGCAAVHLDVTDQASIDAAMAVMRAGGGIDILINNAAIFTAAPIDEITRADYDRVFAINVAGTLFTLQAAAREMIAQGRGGKIINMASQAGRRGESLVAVYCASKAAVISLTQSAGLNLIAHGINVNAIAPGVVDGEHWDGVDAFFAKYEKKPLGQKKKEVGASVPFGRMGTAADLTGMAIFLATPEADYIVAQTYNVDGGNWMS, from the coding sequence ATGAGACTGACAGGCAAAAGGGCGCTCATCACCGGCGCCGCGCGCGGCATCGGGCGGGCCTTCGCCGAGGCCTATCTGCGCGAGGGCGCCGATGTCACCATCGGCGACATCAACCTTGAAGGCGCGCGAAAGACCGCCGCGGAAATCGGCTGCGCGGCGGTGCATCTGGACGTGACCGATCAAGCCAGCATCGACGCCGCGATGGCGGTGATGCGGGCGGGCGGCGGCATCGACATTCTGATCAACAACGCCGCGATCTTCACCGCCGCGCCGATCGACGAAATCACCCGGGCCGATTACGACCGCGTCTTTGCGATCAACGTCGCGGGCACGCTGTTCACCCTGCAGGCGGCGGCCAGGGAAATGATCGCGCAGGGCCGTGGCGGCAAGATCATCAACATGGCCTCCCAAGCGGGACGGCGCGGCGAAAGCCTTGTCGCGGTCTATTGCGCCTCGAAAGCCGCCGTCATCAGCCTGACGCAATCGGCCGGGCTGAACCTGATCGCGCATGGCATCAACGTCAACGCCATCGCGCCGGGCGTGGTCGATGGCGAGCATTGGGACGGCGTCGACGCCTTCTTTGCGAAATACGAAAAGAAACCCCTGGGCCAGAAGAAGAAAGAGGTCGGCGCGTCCGTCCCCTTTGGCCGCATGGGAACTGCCGCGGACCTCACCGGCATGGCGATCTTCCTTGCCACTCCCGAGGCCGATTACATCGTCGCCCAGACGTATAACGTCGACGGCGGCAACTGGATGAGCTGA